The genomic stretch CCAATTGCGTCGATGATATATcctcatttttttttagtctGGATTCGATTGCCTCTAGTTTTTGTCTGTTCTCCAGTTTGTCTTCATGATTCATTAGATTTTCAACCCAATTCTGTTGGGTccttaaattattttcaatgtttttcaTCTGCAGTTGCATCATAAGCTGCTGATCCAAGACTGATTTTAAGGATTTTAGGCAGACGTCGGTGCAGCCAGGATCTGTTTCCATCTGTGAATATGTTAATTGGATATTTTCGCTCTCTATCACATCTCTTACGTTGATATACTCACCAAACTTTTAGCCAGCGATATATGCGAGAAAAGACCCAATAGAAATAATAAAGCAATACAACACATTTTGCACAGAGTATACAGATACAACCAACTGGCCCCTCGAGTAGTCGAGATCTGACTCAGATCGGtgaaatgttgccaattccaGCGCCGGAGTGCGCAACAAATTGTTTGGTTATCTACCATTGAACTACTCAGTAttgcgatttttttttttacacattAGTTCAGATGAATCGTtgatattatacatatattaggagtataatttgtgaaaaattAGTCAAAGTAATTTTgaattatatacaaattaaCGGATCGCTTAAAAAGCTCATAAATCAGTTTTCTGTGCTAAAACTTTCAATGTCTGCCATATTTCAAATCtcaaaagttaaaaaaaaacataaagcGCGtcaatttaaacaatttaaatttgacTCGTTTTCAAATTGCCGTTTACAAAATTTAGTTTATTCTTAAACTACAGACCTGGTCACACCATTTctgaaacaaagaaaaaattgaaagaaagaTTAAATTGACGTTGGCGTCATCGAGTCGTACTTACGATGGCGCCGAGCAATTCCAATGATGGGGAGCAGTACGAAGATCAGCATAAAATTTCCACATTCGCCGTACTGGATTTGGAGACTACCAATTTACCtgcgaacaacaacaatcgaGTGGGCATCACGGAGCTGTGTATTTATGCGTTTGAAGCAGCTCTCCTGAAGCAAAATAGTACGAAAGGATCCGGGGAAAATAAGGTGCCTGTACCCCCACTACCCCGCGTAGTGCATAAGTTGAATGTACTATTTCAGCCGTCTATGATGGTGCATCCGGATGCAGAAAGATTTACAGGTTTGTCATTTCACAAGTGCGTCCTATTGCAGTGATGATTCACCGTATTATCTCATATTCCAGGCCTCAATAACTACATACTGGAACGCGAATCGAAGTTAGACGAGAACTCTGCTCAAATGATCCTTAACTTTTTGAAGCATTTGCCATCTCCGGTTTGTTTAGTGGCTCACAATGGCTGGCATTTTGATTTTCCTATTGTAAGGAAAGTGTTTGCTAAATTAAATCTGGAATTTTCCCCTACTTTGTCTTGCGTTGACTCACTTCGTGCCTTTTTGGAGATTGATGACAAACAGTCCCGAGAAGATGGTCTTATGAAATTACCCCAAAGCTTGTCCGTGAAAGTGGAAGAAGCGGAGGAAGCTGAACCCATTAAGGAACCTGACTGGCGGATGTTAAATGAAACCACCCCAAAACGCCCAATTCTGACCCCCACAGAAGCTGCGTCAAAGCGTAGACAAATTTCAGAGAGCGAGGATGATGAATTGGAGGCGTCGTCACCAGTTAAGCGAACACTGAGTTCTCGTCGTCAACTATTTAGCGGCCTGCagtgtgcaaaaaaaaaacgttggccaccaagaggcaagtACAATTTGGGATCACTGTATGAAAGAAAATTCAATCAGCCACCAACTAATGCCCACCAAGCGGAGGCGGATGTGGCCATGGTCACTGCGCTTATCCAACATTACGGCATGGATTTCAGAGCCTTTGCTGAGGAGCAAGCTATTCCATTCAGCCAAATCATTCCACTTGGCTCACCCGATCGACGTAAATAATAGCATCTATGGGTTTGAATATTGTATAAGGCATGGCATGTATATTTgtagaaaaacaaattttttaattttttaaacatatattttaatgggattgatgaaattaattattaatatgTAGCTGTGGATTCAGAATTTGCGAGTTCTTACTTAATATAATCAAAGTATATGTTGAGCTACTGAGAAGGGAAGATAAAAAAAGGAGCTGCAGTGCGGGAGCTACATATGTGCTTCCAATGTGGTACAGTGGGCaatgcaaacaacaaacaataataGCGATTTACTTtacagtatatactgtatggttagtgattaTAGCCAGTGGTGCAGCAGTAAAGTAAATCGCtattattgtttgttgtttgcattGCCCACTGTACCACATTGGAAGCTATAATCTATGGATCATTGCTAAGGTCCAGCTGCGTAACACAACTGTACATATAAGCAAATATTGGGCGCAGAAATTCTATGCGATTTGATGGAGTATAAATGTGCGAAGCATACAGTTTTAGCGTTTCTTAAATACTGCAGATGTTACTACACTGCCTACCTTGCCACCAAATTTAAATGTCGGAGTTGGAATAGTGTGGTACTTAATAAATTTGTCAGCAAAGCTCAGAACCAACTCGTCCTCTGTCCAATTGCAAGATGTAATAATAAATAGACTGTCGCTGTCATGCAGCAAGTTCTCCACTGTCGCAAGATATAGTGAGCGTTTCTCCTTGGAGTTGTCGGGACAGAGGCTCACGGCATCATAGGTGCCTTTGTCATGCACAACATTGTATTTTCCTAAGTCCGTCTGTGGTAGAGTCAAGTCCGCCACACTATAGCTGATGTTCAGATCATGGTCCTGGGCAATACTTCTGGCCAACTCGATTGCCTTTGGCGAATAGTCAACACCCGTTAGTTGGGCGTAACCTTCGTTTGCCAGGGCCACGAGAAACATCCCATTGCCGCAACCCAAATCCAGCACACGTGCAGTTTGCTTGTCGATCTGCTCTTGCTTTAGAAGCCAGACGACAACACGTTGCTGCGAATCCTCGTCAAACCATATCTCACCAACGTCTCCGTGGCTTTTATAGTTTCCAATTTCACGCGTATAGCTCGATTCCCAATAATCTTTGGTTCCCAATTCCGATCCCTCAAGTTCAGCGTCCATCGTAGGAAATAGAAAGATTGGATCGAATTTAATTTAGGTTTCGTGGGTCAGGTCAGTCGGCTGCTCACAGCTGTTTTACGCAGAGTTGCATCGTATGCACAATGTGCTCCCAATTCGGTCGCTGTGTAGGGTCACACTATCCGTTTGGAtttgaatttatattttaacaaACGAACAAAGCGGTAGAAATTTAAGGTCAGACGATCCAGCCACCAGAATTTCAAAATGGCTCTTACTGATGTTTCAATATTAAAGTATTGATTGATTATTGATTCATCGTTTGGCAGAAATCCGCCAAGCTTTTGGCATCCAATCCATCACAGTCACCCAATTCCAAAGATTCCAGTTGATCAAGAGCATGCAATCCTCTGCAATACCTGCTATACAGTTGAAAGTCCAGAGTTGCGTCCGAAGATACGTGCAATGTCTCCCCATGAGACACAGATACTGCTCGCCATTCAAATTGCTTACCGGATCCTTGCCAGCGATCAGCAACAGTTGTTTGAGATCTTCGCCTTTAGTACGTTTCGTGAAGGATTCATCCATAAGTTTGTACAAATTGCATGCGTATGCTTTAAACATATCTTCCATACACACGTCCGGAGAAGAGAGCCTAAGCTGGTCTCCTACGTTGAGATAATCCATTAATACTCTCGTTTAAATCGGAACATTTCGAGACGATCTCACTTCGACTTTCTCTGCATTTGGTGCGTCATCGAAAACGGAAGGTTTCTCGGCAACAgcttttctctttctgttttccGCGAGAGCACCATTTTTTAAACTTTACTACCGCTAGGGACTTCAATCATCTAGCTTCTTGCATGTTCTTTTGTGCGGAAAATATCGATCAGTACGTATGTTTGTATATATGGATAAAAATGGGAATAAATGCTTTGGTTTGAACATCGGTTTAGCAAGTCAGTGAATTGTATATGGTTATGTATatagtttataatttattgatGTACATGATAATCGATTTCTCAGACAACTACAACGTAATTTGTGTATTAATacattattaatattaatagcTTTAAAGTTAACTAAATTACATTTTCCGTCTCATTCAATTATTCAATCAGTATCTCTATATGGTATTGTATATAAAAGGTGCAATGCATTATAGACATAAAACAAAtccttatttttttcttaCTTCACTTAAAACTTAACGATCGTGATTCCTTCAACGCTTCCTGTCAAATTGCTTTTGtttatagtacatatatatgtgtatataaatatagtgagaattaattatttgttgtttaaaaGCTTTCAAAAGACTTGGTTTGTTGCTTAAAGGGCGCACACCACACCATACCACAGCGGACTTTAAAGCAAGCTTTCATTATCAGCTGTACACAGTAGAATAATATAGAAAtacaattaataaaataaaatataatacaattaAAGCCTATGATTACACAGAATTATTGGTACTGCCCCATGAATGACATGACAATGTGGATGATGCACTGTGCGATCAGATGTGACGATAGGTTCGGTTGGTTATATATAAACTAAATAGATAAACTGATAGATAGGCATTACTCTTACATATCCGTACGCTACCGTATGCTACCTGTGCCTGTATTGTATTCAGGCTTTTTCTTATATGATTGGTTTGTGTTGTGTCCACAATTGCTTAAATCTACTCgtagttttagttttatgtACAGTGGACGCCGCTTTGGCGCTTTTCACGTCTGCGTACGTCGCTCGTAGTCGCTGCGTCGATAATCGGCAGGATAGTCGCGTGGCATCATGGGATACCCACGCGGATCGCTGCGGTATCCTGGCGGGTGAGGTAAAGCGGGCACGATCCCATTCGGCATATAATAATTGGTCGGCAGATAGTGACTCGGGTAGGCGTGCGGCGGCAGGTGAGGAGGATATCTGCAAAGATAAGCGAATAAAATTTAAGTCCGTATGGTCCGTGCAAGGCTAGTGGGGTTAGGCGTGGCATACCTTCGCTTATCGGGCCGACGGTCGCGATCACGTTCGCGGTGATCCCGATGGTAGCCCCCGGGAGGTCCGCCGCTGCGAGGATAACCGACTTCATAGCGATCGCGCTTATACTCCAAGCTATACCTGCGATAGGGGGGACATTTCAGTTAGAAAAACTCTCAAATTGAAGTTTTTTTCCGCTAAGTGGGCGTTACCGTTCTCTGGCGTGCCAACGCTCCAGTTCCGGCGTATAGCCCGACGGAGCAGGCAGTGCCTCGTAACC from Drosophila pseudoobscura strain MV-25-SWS-2005 chromosome 4, UCI_Dpse_MV25, whole genome shotgun sequence encodes the following:
- the LOC4816560 gene encoding EEF1A lysine methyltransferase 2, which encodes MDAELEGSELGTKDYWESSYTREIGNYKSHGDVGEIWFDEDSQQRVVVWLLKQEQIDKQTARVLDLGCGNGMFLVALANEGYAQLTGVDYSPKAIELARSIAQDHDLNISYSVADLTLPQTDLGKYNVVHDKGTYDAVSLCPDNSKEKRSLYLATVENLLHDSDSLFIITSCNWTEDELVLSFADKFIKYHTIPTPTFKFGGKVGSVVTSAVFKKR
- the LOC4816453 gene encoding uncharacterized protein; translation: MAPSNSNDGEQYEDQHKISTFAVLDLETTNLPANNNNRVGITELCIYAFEAALLKQNSTKGSGENKVPVPPLPRVVHKLNVLFQPSMMVHPDAERFTGLNNYILERESKLDENSAQMILNFLKHLPSPVCLVAHNGWHFDFPIVRKVFAKLNLEFSPTLSCVDSLRAFLEIDDKQSREDGLMKLPQSLSVKVEEAEEAEPIKEPDWRMLNETTPKRPILTPTEAASKRRQISESEDDELEASSPVKRTLSSRRQLFSGLQCAKKKRWPPRGKYNLGSLYERKFNQPPTNAHQAEADVAMVTALIQHYGMDFRAFAEEQAIPFSQIIPLGSPDRRK